Proteins co-encoded in one Flavobacterium sp. M31R6 genomic window:
- a CDS encoding SPOR domain-containing protein: protein MRFLRNLKALLLFTLFLITTTRITAQNSNLSVNQDPKFEQLLNEKRKSNSNLSYSDRYKIQIFNGASESAKKTLNEFRQEFKNLDGTIIFNTPNYKVWVGNFRTRMEAERNLIDIQKKYKNVFLIKPSK, encoded by the coding sequence ATGAGATTTTTAAGAAACCTTAAAGCACTGTTGCTATTTACTTTATTTTTAATAACAACAACCAGAATAACAGCTCAGAACTCCAATTTAAGCGTAAATCAAGACCCCAAATTTGAGCAATTGTTGAATGAAAAAAGAAAATCCAACTCAAATTTATCTTATTCCGATCGTTATAAAATTCAAATTTTCAATGGAGCAAGTGAAAGCGCCAAAAAAACTTTAAACGAATTTCGCCAAGAATTTAAAAACTTAGATGGAACTATTATTTTCAATACACCAAATTACAAAGTTTGGGTTGGTAATTTCAGAACTCGAATGGAAGCCGAAAGGAATCTTATTGACATCCAAAAGAAATATAAAAATGTGTTTTTAATAAAACCAAGTAAATAA
- a CDS encoding DUF3341 domain-containing protein, with the protein MSNKVIYAIYNDDDILMDAVKKTRAAHHHIEEVFTPFPVHGLDKAMGLAPTRLAICAFIYGLCGLSFGTWMMNYIMIQDWPQDIGGKPSFSYIDNMPAFVPIMFEETVFFAAHLMVITFYMRSRLWPFKEAENPDVRTTDDHFLMEVAINNNEEELVSFFEGTGAVEVKVIEKH; encoded by the coding sequence ATGAGTAATAAAGTTATATACGCCATTTATAATGACGATGATATTTTGATGGATGCCGTAAAAAAGACACGTGCAGCTCATCACCATATTGAAGAAGTATTTACGCCTTTCCCAGTTCACGGATTGGACAAAGCAATGGGACTTGCACCTACACGTTTAGCGATATGTGCTTTTATCTATGGTTTGTGTGGTTTGTCTTTTGGTACTTGGATGATGAATTATATTATGATTCAAGACTGGCCTCAAGATATTGGAGGTAAGCCAAGTTTCAGTTATATTGATAATATGCCAGCTTTTGTGCCTATTATGTTTGAAGAAACGGTATTTTTTGCAGCTCACTTAATGGTTATTACTTTTTATATGAGAAGTAGATTGTGGCCGTTTAAAGAAGCTGAAAATCCTGATGTAAGAACTACTGACGATCATTTTTTGATGGAAGTAGCGATTAACAATAACGAAGAAGAATTAGTTTCTTTCTTTGAAGGTACTGGGGCAGTAGAAGTTAAAGTAATTGAAAAGCATTAA
- the nrfD gene encoding NrfD/PsrC family molybdoenzyme membrane anchor subunit, whose amino-acid sequence MSSHYEAAIRKPLVIGDKSYHDITVDVAAPIEGKANKQWWIVFTIALTAFLWGLGCIIYTVSTGIGTWGLNKTVGWAWDITNFVWWVGIGHAGTLISAVLLLFRQRWRMAINRSAEAMTIFSVIQAGLFPIIHMGRPWLAYWVLPIPNQFGSLWVNFNSPLLWDVFAISTYLSVSLVFWWTGLLPDFAMLRDRAITPFNKRVYSILSFGWSGRAKDWQRFEEVSLVLAGLATPLVLSVHTIVSMDFATSVIPGWHTTIFPPYFVAGAVFSGFAMVNTLLIIMRKVSNLEAYITIQHIELMNIVIMITGSIVGVAYITELFIAWYSGVEYEQYAFLNRATGPYAWAYWAMMTCNVFSPQFMWFKKLRTSIMFSFIISIVVNIGMWFERFVIIVTSLHRDYLPSSWTMFSPTFVDIGIFIGTIGFFFVLFLLYARTFPVIAQAEVKTILKATGEHYIKEREANKHSHHE is encoded by the coding sequence ATGTCGTCTCACTACGAAGCAGCCATTAGAAAACCCTTAGTTATAGGTGATAAATCTTATCACGATATAACTGTTGATGTAGCCGCACCTATCGAAGGTAAAGCAAATAAACAATGGTGGATTGTATTTACAATTGCATTAACAGCTTTCCTTTGGGGATTAGGCTGTATTATATACACAGTGTCCACAGGTATCGGTACTTGGGGATTGAATAAAACAGTTGGTTGGGCTTGGGATATTACTAACTTCGTTTGGTGGGTTGGTATTGGTCACGCAGGAACTCTTATCTCTGCTGTACTTTTATTATTCCGTCAACGATGGAGAATGGCGATTAACCGTTCTGCAGAGGCGATGACAATTTTCTCTGTAATCCAAGCAGGTTTATTTCCAATTATACACATGGGACGTCCTTGGTTGGCGTATTGGGTATTACCAATTCCAAATCAATTTGGATCTCTTTGGGTGAATTTTAATTCTCCATTACTTTGGGACGTATTCGCTATCTCAACTTATCTTTCGGTATCGTTGGTTTTCTGGTGGACTGGATTGTTACCTGACTTTGCAATGTTGCGCGATAGAGCTATCACACCTTTTAATAAAAGAGTTTATTCTATCCTAAGTTTTGGGTGGAGTGGTAGAGCTAAAGATTGGCAACGTTTTGAAGAAGTTTCATTAGTTCTAGCAGGTTTGGCGACTCCTCTTGTACTTTCTGTGCATACTATCGTATCGATGGACTTTGCTACTTCTGTTATTCCAGGATGGCATACTACAATTTTCCCTCCATACTTTGTTGCTGGAGCTGTTTTCTCCGGATTTGCAATGGTGAACACTTTGCTTATCATTATGAGAAAAGTTTCTAATCTTGAAGCTTACATTACTATTCAACATATCGAATTGATGAACATTGTAATTATGATTACTGGTTCCATCGTTGGGGTTGCTTATATTACTGAGTTGTTTATCGCTTGGTATTCTGGAGTAGAGTATGAGCAATATGCTTTCTTGAACAGAGCAACTGGACCTTATGCTTGGGCATATTGGGCTATGATGACCTGTAACGTGTTCTCTCCGCAATTTATGTGGTTCAAAAAATTAAGAACAAGTATTATGTTTTCTTTCATTATTTCAATTGTTGTAAACATTGGAATGTGGTTTGAAAGATTTGTAATTATCGTAACTTCATTACATAGAGATTATTTACCATCTTCATGGACTATGTTCTCTCCGACATTTGTAGATATTGGAATTTTTATCGGGACAATAGGTTTCTTCTTTGTGTTATTCTTATTGTATGCAAGAACATTTCCTGTTATTGCGCAAGCCGAGGTTAAAACAATATTGAAAGCTACAGGAGAACATTATATTAAAGAAAGAGAAGCTAATAAACATTCACATCATGAGTAA
- the infB gene encoding translation initiation factor IF-2, with product MSEERIIRINKVLRELNISLERAVDYLKDKGIAIESNPNTKISEQEFNILQSQFAGDKGNKEASKEVSEEKRKEKEALRIEREKEVEDKRKLEEDRLKQQEVIKARAVLSGPVQVGKIDLNPKKPTVTPDPVVAEKVIAPKEVVPEDKPVLKEEVKKEAVENVIKTDSPVEKVKKEIPTSEVKDKPKFKEVKNVEKPEAVTEKKTEATSGEAPVEESITTQYQKLSGATLTGQVIDLSQFNKPKKKKEDPKITPNKPGAPGAAGANNANKNKRKRIAPKPGAPRPPATPGVPGAPNPNKITPNTGGGGFNANRSARPGFVKGNRPAIVAKVEPTEEEVKNQIRETLEKLQGKGGKSKAAKYRRDKRDTHRQKSDDEQRALDEGSKTIKVTEFVTVGEIAIMMDVPITKVIGTCMSLGIMVTMNQRLDAETLTIVADEFGYDVEFITVDIEEAIQVVEDKEEDLVFRAPIVTVMGHVDHGKTSLLDYIRKENVIAGESGGITQHIGAYGVTLDNGQKIAFLDTPGHEAFTAMRARGAQVTDIAIIVIAADDDIMPQTKEAISHAQAAGVPIIFAINKIDKPNANPEKVKERLAGMNLLVEDWGGKIQSHDISAKVGTGVKELLEKVLLEAEILDLKSNPNKAAQGTVVEAFLDKGKGYVSTILVQHGTLKIGDYMLAGKHHGKIKAMHDERGNIVTVAGPSTPVSVLGLDGAATAGDKFNIFEDEKEAKQIAAKRSQLMREQSVRTQRHITLDEIGRRIALGQFKELNIILKGDVDGSVEALSDSFSKLSTEEIQINIIHKGVGAITETDVMLASASDAIIIGFNVRPAGNARQLADKEEIDIRYYSIIYAAIDDLKDAMEGMLAPEMKEEVLGTAEIREIFKISKVGSIAGCMVMDGKIAKNAKIRIIREGVVVFTGELLALKRFKDDVKEVAKGYDCGIQIKGYNDIEERDVIEAYHEVAIKKKLK from the coding sequence ATGTCTGAAGAGAGAATTATTAGAATAAACAAGGTTTTAAGGGAATTAAATATTTCGTTAGAAAGAGCTGTGGATTATCTAAAAGATAAGGGTATTGCTATTGAGTCAAACCCAAACACAAAAATTTCTGAACAGGAATTTAATATCCTACAAAGTCAGTTTGCAGGCGACAAGGGGAATAAAGAAGCTTCGAAAGAAGTGAGTGAGGAGAAAAGGAAAGAGAAAGAAGCGTTGCGTATTGAGCGTGAAAAAGAAGTTGAAGACAAACGTAAATTAGAAGAAGATCGTTTGAAACAACAAGAAGTTATAAAAGCTAGAGCTGTTTTGTCGGGTCCAGTACAAGTTGGTAAAATTGATCTTAATCCTAAAAAGCCTACTGTCACTCCAGATCCTGTTGTTGCTGAAAAAGTAATTGCTCCTAAAGAGGTAGTTCCTGAAGACAAACCTGTTCTAAAAGAAGAAGTTAAAAAAGAAGCTGTTGAGAATGTTATAAAAACTGACTCTCCAGTAGAAAAAGTTAAAAAAGAGATCCCAACTTCTGAGGTAAAAGATAAACCAAAGTTTAAGGAGGTTAAAAATGTTGAGAAGCCAGAAGCGGTAACAGAGAAAAAAACTGAAGCAACTTCAGGTGAAGCTCCGGTTGAAGAATCTATCACGACTCAGTATCAAAAACTTTCTGGTGCAACTTTAACGGGTCAAGTTATTGATTTGTCTCAATTCAATAAACCGAAAAAGAAAAAAGAAGATCCAAAAATTACGCCTAATAAGCCTGGGGCTCCTGGAGCGGCTGGTGCTAATAATGCTAATAAAAATAAACGTAAAAGAATTGCTCCAAAGCCAGGTGCGCCTAGACCGCCTGCTACTCCTGGAGTTCCTGGAGCGCCAAATCCAAATAAAATCACTCCAAACACTGGAGGTGGTGGTTTCAATGCAAATAGAAGTGCAAGACCAGGATTTGTAAAAGGAAATCGACCTGCAATTGTTGCAAAAGTGGAGCCTACCGAGGAAGAGGTTAAAAACCAAATCCGTGAAACTTTGGAGAAACTTCAAGGTAAAGGAGGTAAATCTAAAGCTGCAAAATACAGAAGAGATAAAAGAGATACACACCGTCAGAAATCTGATGATGAGCAAAGAGCTTTAGACGAAGGAAGTAAAACAATCAAAGTTACTGAGTTTGTTACTGTAGGTGAAATTGCAATCATGATGGATGTGCCAATTACTAAAGTAATCGGTACTTGTATGTCACTTGGAATCATGGTTACCATGAACCAACGTTTGGATGCTGAAACATTAACTATTGTTGCAGATGAATTTGGTTATGATGTTGAGTTTATTACTGTAGATATCGAAGAAGCTATTCAAGTTGTTGAAGACAAAGAAGAAGATTTAGTATTCAGAGCTCCTATTGTAACTGTAATGGGTCACGTCGATCACGGTAAAACATCTTTACTGGATTACATCCGTAAAGAAAATGTTATCGCTGGTGAATCCGGAGGAATTACACAACACATTGGTGCCTACGGAGTAACTTTAGATAATGGTCAAAAAATTGCATTTTTAGATACACCAGGTCACGAAGCTTTTACTGCGATGCGTGCTCGTGGTGCTCAAGTTACAGATATTGCAATTATTGTGATTGCTGCAGATGATGATATCATGCCGCAAACTAAAGAGGCTATTTCTCATGCTCAAGCAGCGGGAGTACCTATTATTTTTGCAATCAATAAAATTGATAAACCAAATGCTAATCCTGAAAAAGTAAAAGAAAGATTGGCGGGTATGAACCTTTTGGTAGAAGATTGGGGTGGAAAAATTCAATCTCATGATATCTCTGCAAAAGTGGGTACAGGTGTTAAAGAGTTGTTAGAAAAAGTATTGCTAGAAGCTGAAATTTTAGATTTGAAATCGAATCCAAATAAAGCGGCTCAAGGAACAGTTGTTGAAGCTTTCTTGGATAAAGGAAAAGGATATGTTTCTACTATATTAGTACAACATGGTACTCTTAAAATTGGAGACTATATGTTGGCTGGAAAACATCATGGTAAAATTAAAGCCATGCATGATGAAAGAGGTAATATAGTTACTGTTGCAGGTCCTTCGACTCCGGTTTCTGTTTTAGGTCTTGATGGTGCAGCTACTGCCGGGGATAAATTCAATATTTTTGAAGACGAAAAAGAAGCAAAACAAATTGCTGCAAAACGTTCTCAATTAATGCGTGAACAATCAGTACGTACTCAACGTCATATTACATTAGATGAAATTGGACGTAGAATTGCATTGGGTCAATTTAAAGAATTGAACATAATCCTTAAAGGGGATGTGGATGGTTCTGTTGAGGCATTGTCTGATTCGTTCTCTAAATTATCTACTGAAGAAATCCAAATTAACATTATACACAAAGGAGTTGGTGCGATTACAGAAACTGACGTTATGTTGGCTTCTGCTTCTGATGCAATCATTATCGGATTTAACGTTCGTCCTGCTGGAAATGCTAGACAATTGGCTGATAAAGAAGAAATCGATATCCGTTATTACTCTATTATCTATGCAGCTATCGATGATTTGAAAGATGCAATGGAAGGAATGTTAGCTCCTGAAATGAAAGAAGAAGTACTTGGTACTGCTGAGATCAGAGAGATATTCAAAATTTCTAAAGTTGGTTCTATCGCAGGATGTATGGTTATGGATGGTAAAATTGCCAAAAATGCCAAAATCAGAATTATCAGAGAAGGTGTGGTTGTATTCACAGGTGAACTACTTGCATTGAAACGTTTCAAAGACGATGTGAAAGAAGTGGCTAAAGGATATGATTGTGGTATTCAAATAAAAGGTTACAATGATATTGAAGAAAGAGATGTTATTGAAGCATACCATGAAGTTGCAATCAAAAAGAAATTGAAATAA
- a CDS encoding 5'-methylthioadenosine/adenosylhomocysteine nucleosidase, giving the protein MNRIGILGAMPEEISGVVSLLKDKTEVVKGMRTYYLGTINDIEVVVVFSRWGKVASATTVTHLIIEFGITELFFTGVAGAIHPDLNIGDVVIANSLIQHDLDARPIMKRFEIPLLGKTILCPPKEMLDKAVESIDELIRDESLIHLLSPKQREKFSLSNPKMVVGQIASGDRFFASHEDKEGLLVMLPEVLCVEMEGAAVAQVCFEYNIPYVIIRTISDEANDNSVVDFKEFISQIASRFGVEIVKKMLKK; this is encoded by the coding sequence ATGAATAGAATTGGAATTCTTGGCGCAATGCCCGAGGAGATAAGTGGTGTTGTTTCTTTGTTAAAAGACAAAACGGAAGTCGTAAAGGGAATGCGTACCTATTATTTAGGGACAATAAATGATATTGAAGTAGTTGTCGTTTTTTCTCGTTGGGGAAAAGTGGCTTCAGCTACAACTGTTACCCATTTAATTATTGAGTTTGGAATAACGGAATTATTTTTTACTGGAGTTGCAGGTGCTATTCATCCAGATTTAAATATTGGTGATGTTGTTATAGCTAACAGTTTAATTCAGCATGATTTGGATGCACGTCCCATAATGAAGAGGTTTGAAATTCCTTTATTGGGGAAAACAATACTTTGTCCTCCAAAAGAGATGTTGGATAAGGCAGTAGAGAGTATCGATGAATTGATAAGGGATGAGAGTTTAATTCATTTGCTTTCGCCAAAACAAAGAGAGAAGTTTTCTTTATCGAATCCCAAAATGGTTGTTGGTCAAATTGCCAGTGGAGACCGTTTCTTTGCAAGTCATGAAGACAAAGAAGGTCTTTTGGTAATGCTTCCTGAAGTTTTATGTGTTGAGATGGAAGGTGCTGCAGTAGCACAAGTTTGTTTTGAATACAATATACCTTATGTTATAATTCGGACTATTTCAGATGAGGCAAATGATAATTCTGTGGTCGATTTTAAAGAATTTATATCTCAGATAGCTTCACGGTTTGGAGTTGAAATAGTAAAAAAAATGCTAAAAAAATAG
- a CDS encoding TAT-variant-translocated molybdopterin oxidoreductase: protein MSSNKKYWKSVEELDGNSSIVEALRNNEFVEEIPTDEFLGNEAALSSSSTTRRDFLKYVGFSTAAASLAACEGPVHLSIPYVLQPEQIIPGVADYYATSVFDGFDFANLLVKTREGRPIKIDNNTIAGAKFAANARIHGSILSLYDNMRLKEPKLDAKNASWSAVDSKIKSSIVDAKAKGGQVVFLTNTLASPSTEKLIADFIAKNPNAKHVIYDAVSSSEALDAFETVYGERALVDYDFSKASVIVSVGADFLGDWQGGGYDSGYAKGRIPSGAVGKKTISKHIQLESNMTLSGAAADKRVAMSTANQKQALVQIYNVVTGSSVATSLDAAFKADVIKAAQQLKAAGSKGVLVSGIQDKNAQLLVLAINQVLASEAFTTSGTRQIRKGSNEKVAQLVKDMNAGSVHTLIMSGVNPVYTLADSKLFVEGLKKVKTSVSLSLKEDETASLSTIAAPVPHYLEAWGDLALTKGTYSITQPTIRPLFNTKQFQDILLSINGIPGTYYDYLRAFAASVIVGSSWNKVLHDGVYVGVVPTSAAGTVDYNGAANTLAQAKSTGIELVLYTKTGMGDGQQANNPWLQEFPDPLTRVSWDNYVTVSNADAKKWGLTNEIVANGGLNGSYVTLTANGVKLENVPVIVQPGQAVGTVGMALGYGRKAALKEEMQVGINAYALYSGFNNVQSVSIVKADGEHEFACVQGQKTLMGRGDIIKETTLEIFNTKDAEFWNEKPMVSLDHKEVEATSVDLWGSFDRSTGHHFNLSIDLNACTGCGACVIACHAENNVPVVGKSEVRRSRDMHWLRIDRYYSSESTFAGDDERKENIAGLSSSLSTFNEMEKAGDNPQVSFQPVMCQHCNHAPCETVCPVAATSHGRQGQNQMAYNRCVGTRYCANNCPYKVRRFNWFLYNKNSEFDYHMNDDLGRMVLNPDVNVRSRGVMEKCSMCIQMTQATILKAKNEGRTIKDGEFQTACSNACSTGAMIFGDVNDKEAAVTKLAEDERSYHLLEHVGTKPNVVYHVKVRNT from the coding sequence ATGTCATCAAACAAAAAATACTGGAAAAGTGTTGAAGAACTAGACGGAAATAGTTCTATTGTTGAGGCGCTTAGAAATAACGAATTTGTTGAAGAGATTCCTACAGATGAATTTTTAGGGAATGAAGCAGCTTTGTCTTCTTCTTCAACTACACGTCGTGACTTTTTAAAGTACGTTGGTTTTAGTACAGCGGCAGCTTCTCTAGCTGCGTGCGAAGGTCCTGTGCATTTGTCAATTCCTTATGTGTTACAACCAGAACAAATTATTCCTGGAGTAGCGGATTATTATGCAACTTCGGTTTTTGATGGATTTGATTTCGCAAACCTTTTGGTAAAAACGCGTGAAGGTCGTCCAATTAAAATAGATAATAACACTATTGCTGGAGCTAAGTTTGCAGCTAATGCTAGAATTCATGGTTCGATATTGTCATTGTATGATAATATGCGTTTGAAAGAGCCTAAGCTTGATGCTAAAAATGCTTCTTGGTCTGCAGTTGATTCAAAAATCAAATCTAGTATTGTTGATGCTAAAGCAAAAGGTGGGCAAGTAGTATTTTTGACAAATACATTGGCAAGCCCTTCTACCGAAAAATTAATTGCTGATTTTATCGCCAAGAATCCAAATGCAAAACATGTAATATATGATGCTGTTTCTTCTTCAGAAGCTTTAGATGCTTTTGAAACTGTTTATGGAGAAAGAGCTTTAGTGGATTATGATTTTTCTAAAGCTTCGGTTATTGTTTCTGTTGGAGCTGATTTCCTTGGTGATTGGCAAGGTGGAGGATATGACTCCGGTTATGCTAAAGGAAGAATCCCATCTGGTGCTGTTGGAAAGAAAACAATATCAAAACACATACAATTAGAGTCTAATATGACTTTATCTGGTGCTGCAGCTGATAAGCGTGTTGCTATGTCAACCGCTAATCAAAAACAAGCATTAGTTCAAATATATAATGTTGTTACTGGATCCTCTGTAGCAACTTCATTGGATGCTGCTTTCAAAGCAGATGTAATTAAAGCAGCTCAACAATTGAAAGCTGCTGGATCTAAAGGAGTTTTAGTATCAGGTATTCAAGATAAAAATGCTCAATTATTAGTTCTTGCTATCAATCAAGTTTTGGCAAGTGAAGCTTTTACAACTTCTGGAACTAGACAAATCCGTAAAGGATCTAATGAGAAGGTTGCTCAATTAGTAAAAGATATGAATGCTGGAAGTGTCCATACTTTAATTATGAGTGGTGTTAATCCAGTTTATACTTTAGCAGACAGTAAATTATTTGTTGAAGGATTGAAAAAAGTAAAAACTTCTGTTTCGTTGTCGTTAAAAGAAGACGAAACTGCTTCATTGTCTACAATTGCTGCACCAGTTCCTCATTATTTGGAAGCTTGGGGAGATCTAGCTTTGACAAAAGGAACTTATAGTATTACTCAACCTACTATTCGTCCATTATTCAATACAAAACAATTTCAAGATATTTTATTGTCTATAAACGGAATTCCTGGAACGTACTATGATTATTTGAGAGCGTTTGCAGCTTCAGTGATTGTGGGTTCATCTTGGAATAAAGTTTTACATGACGGTGTTTATGTAGGTGTTGTGCCTACATCTGCAGCTGGTACTGTTGATTACAATGGTGCTGCAAACACATTGGCTCAAGCCAAATCTACCGGTATTGAATTGGTATTGTATACTAAAACAGGAATGGGAGATGGTCAACAAGCTAATAACCCATGGTTGCAAGAGTTCCCAGATCCGTTGACAAGAGTATCTTGGGATAATTATGTTACTGTTTCTAATGCGGATGCTAAGAAATGGGGATTGACAAATGAAATCGTTGCTAATGGCGGATTAAATGGTAGCTATGTTACTTTGACCGCTAACGGTGTAAAACTTGAAAATGTTCCTGTAATTGTTCAACCAGGTCAAGCTGTTGGGACTGTGGGGATGGCTTTAGGATATGGCCGTAAAGCAGCTTTAAAGGAAGAAATGCAAGTAGGTATTAATGCTTACGCTTTATATAGTGGATTTAATAATGTACAATCTGTTTCAATAGTGAAAGCAGACGGTGAACACGAATTTGCTTGTGTTCAAGGTCAAAAAACATTAATGGGAAGAGGAGATATCATTAAAGAAACTACTCTTGAAATTTTCAATACTAAAGATGCTGAATTTTGGAATGAAAAACCAATGGTTTCTTTAGATCACAAAGAAGTTGAAGCTACTTCGGTAGATTTATGGGGTTCATTTGATCGTTCTACTGGACATCACTTTAATCTTTCTATTGATTTGAATGCTTGTACTGGATGTGGGGCTTGTGTAATTGCATGTCATGCTGAGAACAACGTTCCTGTAGTTGGTAAATCTGAAGTAAGAAGAAGTAGAGATATGCACTGGTTGCGTATTGACAGATACTATTCTTCTGAAAGTACTTTTGCAGGGGATGATGAAAGAAAAGAAAATATTGCTGGTTTATCTAGTTCATTATCTACTTTTAATGAAATGGAAAAAGCGGGCGATAATCCACAAGTTTCTTTCCAACCTGTAATGTGTCAACATTGTAATCACGCTCCTTGTGAGACTGTTTGTCCAGTTGCTGCAACTTCACACGGTCGTCAAGGTCAAAATCAAATGGCTTATAACAGATGTGTTGGTACTCGTTACTGTGCTAACAACTGTCCTTATAAAGTACGTCGTTTCAACTGGTTCTTATATAACAAAAACAGTGAATTTGATTATCATATGAATGATGATTTAGGACGTATGGTTTTAAATCCAGATGTTAACGTTCGTTCTCGTGGAGTAATGGAAAAATGTTCAATGTGTATTCAAATGACACAAGCAACAATTTTGAAAGCTAAAAACGAAGGAAGAACGATTAAAGATGGTGAATTCCAAACTGCTTGTTCAAATGCTTGTTCTACTGGAGCAATGATATTTGGAGATGTAAATGATAAAGAAGCGGCTGTTACTAAATTGGCAGAAGACGAAAGAAGTTATCATTTATTGGAGCATGTTGGAACAAAACCAAATGTTGTATACCACGTTAAAGTTAGAAATACCTAG
- a CDS encoding c-type cytochrome codes for MKKVGNHNSNSRKLFLSLALMLSISVASFAQDAAPVAAAATTAAPAASSGGDAAKGKELFNANCAACHKLDAKSTGPALRDVISRHEISWIYKWVHNSSDLIKSGDAAAVKVFEANNKIPMTAFPQLSEGDIDNIIAYTSEPKAAAPAAAAGASAAVPGTVQEEGISNNVILGALSLVMAILIVMLVLVNNVLRKVAAANGIEVVAKEPTLPIWKAFVKNQFLVLVSAIFLLLSGAYLVYGFLMQVGVDQNYEPIQPIHYSHRIHAGDNEINCKYCHSASRVSKNAGIPSLNVCMNCHKSISEVAETTATPEYSKAFYDEQIQKLYKAVGWDATSQSYTGKTEPVKWVRIHNLPDFVYFNHSQHVTVAGIECQTCHGPVQEFEVMKQFSPLTMGWCVNCHRKTDVKMEGNEYYTKIHEELSKKYGVDKLTAAQMGGLECGKCHY; via the coding sequence ATGAAAAAGGTGGGTAACCATAATTCGAATTCAAGGAAATTATTTTTAAGCTTAGCATTGATGTTGAGTATTTCCGTAGCTTCATTTGCTCAGGATGCAGCTCCGGTTGCAGCTGCTGCAACTACAGCAGCTCCAGCGGCGAGTTCTGGAGGTGATGCGGCAAAAGGTAAAGAGCTTTTTAATGCCAATTGTGCAGCATGTCACAAATTAGATGCTAAATCTACGGGTCCAGCTCTTAGAGATGTTATTTCAAGACATGAAATTTCTTGGATTTATAAGTGGGTTCACAATAGTTCGGATTTAATTAAATCTGGTGATGCTGCTGCTGTCAAAGTTTTTGAGGCAAATAACAAAATTCCAATGACTGCATTTCCTCAGTTGTCTGAAGGAGATATTGATAATATTATTGCTTATACATCTGAGCCAAAAGCTGCTGCTCCTGCCGCAGCTGCTGGTGCTTCTGCCGCTGTGCCTGGTACAGTTCAAGAAGAGGGGATTTCTAATAATGTAATATTAGGTGCTTTGTCATTAGTGATGGCGATACTAATAGTGATGTTGGTTTTGGTCAACAACGTATTAAGAAAGGTGGCTGCTGCAAACGGAATTGAAGTAGTTGCAAAAGAGCCTACTTTGCCTATTTGGAAAGCATTTGTTAAAAATCAGTTTTTAGTTTTGGTTTCTGCTATATTCTTATTGCTTTCAGGAGCTTATTTAGTATATGGATTTTTAATGCAAGTTGGTGTAGATCAAAACTACGAGCCAATTCAGCCAATACACTACTCTCATAGAATTCATGCTGGTGATAATGAAATCAACTGTAAATATTGTCACTCTGCTTCTCGTGTAAGTAAGAACGCAGGTATTCCTTCTTTGAATGTTTGTATGAACTGTCATAAAAGTATTAGCGAGGTTGCTGAAACTACTGCGACTCCGGAATACAGCAAAGCTTTTTATGATGAGCAAATCCAGAAATTGTATAAAGCTGTGGGATGGGATGCAACTTCTCAATCATACACTGGAAAAACTGAGCCTGTAAAATGGGTTCGTATTCATAATTTACCTGACTTTGTTTATTTTAATCACTCACAACACGTTACTGTAGCTGGTATTGAATGTCAAACATGTCACGGTCCGGTTCAAGAATTCGAAGTCATGAAACAATTCTCTCCGCTTACAATGGGATGGTGTGTTAATTGCCATAGAAAAACTGATGTTAAAATGGAAGGTAATGAGTATTACACAAAAATACACGAAGAGCTTTCTAAAAAATATGGTGTAGATAAGTTAACCGCTGCTCAAATGGGTGGATTGGAATGTGGTAAATGTCACTACTAA